The region AGAATATCCGGGCCGAAATCCTTATCCAGAATGGCTGTCAGCTCTTTGCCGTGTTCAGGAAGCAGCTCTTCGAGCGGGGCCACCTGGCTCTTGGATACATAGTTGGAGAATTGTCCGAGGGTGGTGAAGACATCCATCTTCTCCCCGCTCTGAAGCGCGAGATTGACCTTCTGGGCGTAATCTGCCGGGCCGAAGAGACGGAAGTCCACCTTCACCCCGATCTTCTCCGTTGTGATAGCGTTGATCGCATTCGTTACCTTGCTGAGATCATCGGGAATCCGGTTGAAGGAGGGCAGCGCGAATACAATCTCAGCCACCTTGGCCTTAGCTTCCGTATCCCCGGAATTCTTGGACGATGTATTGGAATTGCCGCCGCAGGCGGAGAGCAGCGAACCGCAGATTACCATAGACAGCAGCAGTGAACCTAACCCCTTTTTCTTCATTATCATCATGCCTCCTGTTCTGTATTTACACTCTCATTGTACCGGCCCTGGAGGGGGGCGGGCTTTCAATAATACGGGCTGTTTTTATAAAAACCCGCACTAGGCGGGTGGTGAGGATTCTCGGCTCTGCATTGCTAATTAGTTCTCTGGGGGACGGCGGCAGAACGCCCGGCCTTGGCAAAGAAACAAGTGGAAAAACGTATTCTAATTTCTCCATTTCTTATAAAGTTACCTCAACAAGTGGAAAAACAGCATCTAATATTAGCATTTTCTCTGCTTTGCCGGAATTATGTATACTTAAGTGTTGTTTATCCAACTATTCCTCCGTCAGTGTTCATACGTTCGGCAACAGGTGTATAAAATCCAACTAAATTCTGCGCAGGAGCAACCTTCTCCTAGTTCCCTTAACATAGTTTCCAGCACCTCCAGTCAGTCAACCAGCAGGATGCTGCGCACCTTAGGCACGATACCTGCCTGCTCAGCAAGAAGCCCCGCCTCCGGTAGGAGAAGCGGAGCTTCGTAATGGTCATCATCATGGAGCAGATTTGTGCCTCAAGCGGTAAGCTGCCGGGGTTTCGCCTGTCCATTTTTTGAATACGGTGGAGAAATAGGAGAGGGTATCGAAGCCGGTATCTAAGGCAATCTCCCCGATGCTCGCCGTGCTTTCGACCAGCCTCTGCTTCGCCGCTCTGATCCGGCAGTCGTTCAGGTACTCCTTCACAGTCTGGCCGGTCCCGTTCTTGAATACCTTGGCCAGATAATCCGCGGTCAGGTATACGCTGGCTGCAACATCCTCCCGGCTCAGATCCTGGGTATAGTGCTCCTGAATGAACCGCTTGGCCCGCTCGACCACCCCTTCGGACTGCAGCACCTCCTTGATGGAATCGAGCGTCTTGTCCGTCAGCGCCTGCGCCCATTTCATGAAGTCGAACACGCTGCTCTCGGCATCCTGGGCCAATTGCTGGCTGAGCTCGCCCTCGAAGAGGCGGTGCGCCTGAATATGGTGCCGCGCGAGCAGCGAATAGACCACCTGAAGCAGGTCCTCGCGGATCGAATGGAGCGTGGCCGCATCCAGCTTATTCAGACTCGTCAGCAGCTCCAGTTCTTTCTTGAGCCGGTTCACAATCTGCGCTTTCTCCTGCTGGACGAACAGCAGAGTGAACAGCTCCGTATCCAGAGTGTAGCGCTCGGTCAGATCCACATGGAAGGGCTTATTGGGCAAATGCAGCTTGCCACGGAAAATAATATTTGACTCGTCCGCCTGCTCCAGCTCTGTCTTAAGCTGCGCCAGGCGGGAGATCGCCGCAGGCTCACTGAAGTAACAAGTAGCCGTACATTTCAGATACTGCCTGGACAGCCGGATGATCTCTCCGGCGCCCGCCTCCAGCTCCTTCATATCCGCCGGACTCTCGGCAATGATTGCATTGTAGAAT is a window of Paenibacillus sp. FSL H3-0469 DNA encoding:
- a CDS encoding helix-turn-helix domain-containing protein — encoded protein: MRCMLIDDDIPTIEALRGIVNWEEFGITEVLTAHNIQDAKQLFENGEPDLMICDIEMPRGSGIDMIKWARDRHYEGGFIFLTCHESFTFASKAISYDADSYLVKPLDKQELEAALRKSMDRLKNKIMLGEYSKLGHAWLKNQDLMERTFWSDVLTATISPRRELIQSEVQKRELAVQVHAEYRLLLVSVPRSQIEREWDESIFHYALSNLVSEILSSRVGSGRMIAYQADKVFYNAIIAESPADMKELEAGAGEIIRLSRQYLKCTATCYFSEPAAISRLAQLKTELEQADESNIIFRGKLHLPNKPFHVDLTERYTLDTELFTLLFVQQEKAQIVNRLKKELELLTSLNKLDAATLHSIREDLLQVVYSLLARHHIQAHRLFEGELSQQLAQDAESSVFDFMKWAQALTDKTLDSIKEVLQSEGVVERAKRFIQEHYTQDLSREDVAASVYLTADYLAKVFKNGTGQTVKEYLNDCRIRAAKQRLVESTASIGEIALDTGFDTLSYFSTVFKKWTGETPAAYRLRHKSAP